A window of the Paenibacillus thermoaerophilus genome harbors these coding sequences:
- the hslO gene encoding Hsp33 family molecular chaperone HslO — protein MGDYMIRGTALEGKIRAFVARTTNLTEELRRRHGMGPLATAAMGRAAAAGAMMGYMLKGEEKLTIRIKGGGPIGQIVVDANARGEVRGYVDEPGVDLPLNEHGKLDVAGAVGTDGFLYVIKDLGMRDPYGGSVPIISGELGEDFTYYFAQSEQTPSAVALGVLINPDHSVRAAGGFILQLLPGVPEEEIDLLERQLSVLPPVSKIMESGVELEDFLEGLLGKVQVSERQPVEFRCNCSLERVERTLISMGPKEIERLLREDGCAEVVCHFCNEAYQFGPDELKSLLNRHNH, from the coding sequence ATGGGCGATTACATGATTCGCGGAACGGCTCTGGAAGGCAAAATCCGCGCCTTCGTCGCACGCACGACGAATTTGACGGAGGAGCTCCGCAGGCGGCACGGAATGGGGCCTTTGGCGACGGCGGCCATGGGACGGGCAGCCGCCGCGGGAGCCATGATGGGATATATGCTGAAAGGCGAAGAGAAACTTACGATTCGGATCAAAGGAGGAGGTCCGATCGGACAGATCGTCGTCGACGCCAACGCGCGCGGCGAAGTTCGCGGCTACGTGGACGAGCCGGGCGTCGATCTTCCGCTTAACGAGCACGGCAAGCTGGACGTCGCGGGCGCTGTCGGAACAGACGGATTCCTCTATGTCATCAAGGATCTGGGCATGCGCGATCCGTACGGCGGGAGCGTTCCGATCATATCCGGAGAACTGGGCGAGGACTTCACGTATTATTTCGCCCAATCCGAGCAGACGCCGTCGGCGGTCGCCCTCGGCGTGCTGATCAACCCGGACCATAGCGTCCGGGCGGCGGGAGGCTTTATTCTGCAGTTGCTTCCCGGCGTGCCCGAGGAAGAGATCGACCTGTTGGAACGCCAGTTAAGCGTGCTGCCGCCGGTCAGCAAAATTATGGAAAGCGGCGTCGAACTGGAGGATTTCCTGGAGGGGCTGCTGGGCAAAGTTCAGGTGTCCGAGCGTCAGCCGGTCGAGTTTCGCTGCAATTGCTCGCTCGAACGGGTCGAGCGCACGTTGATCAGCATGGGCCCGAAAGAAATCGAACGGCTGCTCCGGGAGGACGGGTGCGCGGAGGTTGTGTGCCATTTTTGCAATGAAGCCTATCAGTTCGGTCCCGATGAACTTAAAAGCTTGCTGAATCGTCATAACCATTGA
- the nadA gene encoding quinolinate synthase NadA has product MEALALERKAEQNRELKQRIAELKKERNAIILAHYYQRDEIQEIADFRGDSFLLAQKAAETDADVIVFCGVHFMGESAKILAPNKRVIIPDERAGCPMADMVNVEGLRALKAKHPNATVVTYINSSAEVKAETDICCTSSNAVKVIQSVESDEIIWVPDKNLGHYVQQFTDKKMILWEGYCNTHDMLTVKDVMDMKAQYPNAQFVVHPECRPEVVKLADFVGSTTAIIEYCKKSDCKEFIVGTEDGTGYQLRKDSPDKTFHFATKFLVCPNMKVNNLKKVAKCLETMKPEIYVPPHIADRARLSLERMLQVK; this is encoded by the coding sequence GTGGAAGCACTTGCTCTGGAACGCAAGGCGGAGCAAAACCGGGAGCTCAAGCAGCGAATCGCGGAATTAAAAAAAGAAAGAAACGCCATTATTTTGGCTCATTATTATCAGCGCGATGAAATTCAGGAAATTGCCGATTTCCGCGGAGATTCGTTTCTGCTTGCCCAGAAAGCGGCGGAGACGGACGCCGACGTCATCGTCTTCTGCGGCGTGCACTTTATGGGCGAGAGCGCTAAAATTTTGGCTCCCAACAAACGGGTCATCATCCCCGACGAGCGCGCCGGCTGTCCGATGGCCGACATGGTGAACGTCGAAGGACTCCGGGCTCTTAAGGCGAAGCACCCGAACGCCACGGTTGTCACCTATATCAACTCCTCGGCCGAGGTGAAGGCGGAGACGGACATTTGCTGCACGTCCTCCAACGCCGTTAAGGTTATTCAATCGGTCGAGTCCGACGAGATCATCTGGGTGCCCGACAAAAACCTGGGCCATTACGTACAGCAGTTCACCGACAAAAAAATGATTTTGTGGGAAGGCTATTGCAACACGCACGACATGCTGACGGTCAAAGACGTCATGGATATGAAGGCTCAATATCCGAACGCCCAGTTCGTCGTGCATCCGGAATGCCGTCCGGAAGTCGTGAAGCTGGCCGATTTTGTCGGCAGCACCACCGCCATCATCGAATATTGCAAAAAATCCGACTGCAAGGAATTTATCGTCGGCACCGAAGACGGCACGGGGTATCAGCTTCGGAAAGACAGCCCCGACAAAACGTTCCACTTCGCGACCAAGTTCCTGGTTTGTCCGAACATGAAGGTCAACAATCTCAAAAAAGTCGCAAAATGCCTGGAAACGATGAAGCCCGAAATTTACGTGCCGCCGCATATTGCGGACAGGGCGAGACTTTCGTTGGAGCGCATGCTGCAAGTGAAGTAG
- a CDS encoding VWA domain-containing protein — protein sequence MNQILLITDGCSNAGGSPAAAAAVAKAEGITVNVIGLLGGDEFDERGAEEVSAIAGAGGGIARLVQPKLLSRTVQMMTRRTAVQTVQHAVERELRQILGQDKPLEALPPEQRGQVVQLIDDRSETLSLRVALVIDTSASMKPKLGAVREAIQDLMLSLRAREGSSEICVFHFPGRSGEADLSLPWTSELANVERMFYNLDMRGTTPTGPALLRATDYLSARIEGGKTAETADRSEVAAKDGMLGDYVV from the coding sequence TTGAATCAGATTTTGCTGATTACGGACGGCTGCTCCAATGCGGGAGGTTCGCCGGCTGCGGCGGCCGCGGTGGCGAAGGCCGAAGGGATCACGGTGAATGTCATCGGCTTGCTGGGCGGGGACGAATTCGACGAACGCGGAGCGGAAGAGGTGTCGGCGATCGCCGGCGCGGGCGGAGGGATCGCCCGGCTCGTGCAGCCGAAGTTGCTCTCGCGGACGGTGCAGATGATGACGCGGCGCACGGCCGTGCAGACGGTTCAGCATGCGGTCGAACGGGAGCTGCGGCAAATTCTCGGGCAAGACAAACCGCTGGAGGCGTTGCCTCCCGAACAGCGGGGGCAGGTGGTGCAGTTGATCGACGACCGGAGCGAGACGCTGTCGCTGCGCGTGGCGCTGGTGATCGATACGAGCGCCAGCATGAAGCCGAAGCTGGGCGCCGTGCGGGAAGCGATTCAGGACCTGATGCTGAGCCTGAGAGCCCGGGAAGGCAGCAGCGAGATTTGCGTCTTTCATTTCCCCGGGCGTTCGGGCGAAGCCGACTTGAGCCTGCCCTGGACGAGTGAACTTGCAAATGTGGAGCGCATGTTCTATAACTTAGACATGAGAGGCACGACTCCGACCGGGCCTGCGCTATTGAGAGCGACGGATTATTTGTCGGCACGGATCGAAGGAGGCAAGACCGCGGAGACCGCGGATCGTTCGGAGGTCGCCGCAAAGGACGGGATGCTGGGTGATTACGTCGTCTGA
- the nadC gene encoding carboxylating nicotinate-nucleotide diphosphorylase: protein MLLAFNKEALKRSIRSWLDEDIGTGDVTTMTTVPAESTARAVIHVKEPGIVAGLPAAETVFAVVDEQLVFRPLAAEGASVRPGDLLAEVEGSARSILLGERLALNLLQRLSGIATRTRAYVDALEGLPVRLVDTRKTTPGLRALEKYAVRVGGGHNHRFGLYDAAMIKDNHIKAAGGVAQAIRSAREQLPHTMKIEIEVETFDQLREALEAGPDIIMLDNMDVERMKQAVSMIRQKAPHIVIEASGSVSLDNVRQIASTGIDVISVGRLTYSVPALDISLDLNGKKGSGS from the coding sequence ATGTTGTTGGCATTCAATAAGGAAGCGCTGAAACGGTCGATCCGGTCGTGGCTCGACGAAGATATCGGCACGGGAGACGTCACGACGATGACGACGGTGCCTGCGGAATCGACCGCCCGCGCGGTCATCCACGTGAAGGAGCCTGGCATCGTCGCCGGTTTGCCGGCAGCCGAGACCGTGTTCGCGGTTGTGGACGAACAATTGGTCTTTCGGCCGTTGGCCGCCGAGGGGGCTTCTGTTCGGCCCGGGGATTTGCTGGCGGAAGTTGAGGGCAGCGCGAGATCCATCCTGCTGGGAGAGCGGCTGGCGCTTAATCTTCTGCAGCGTCTGTCCGGCATCGCTACGCGGACAAGGGCTTATGTCGATGCGCTCGAAGGGTTGCCGGTCCGGCTTGTCGATACGCGCAAGACGACGCCGGGGCTGCGCGCTCTGGAGAAATACGCGGTACGGGTCGGCGGGGGACACAATCACCGGTTCGGCTTGTACGATGCGGCGATGATCAAGGACAATCACATCAAAGCGGCGGGCGGAGTCGCCCAAGCGATCCGGTCCGCCCGGGAGCAGTTGCCGCATACGATGAAGATCGAGATCGAGGTAGAGACGTTCGATCAGCTTCGCGAAGCGCTGGAGGCCGGGCCGGACATCATCATGCTGGACAATATGGATGTCGAGCGCATGAAGCAAGCCGTCTCCATGATTCGGCAGAAGGCTCCTCATATCGTCATCGAGGCTTCGGGGTCCGTCTCGCTGGACAATGTGAGGCAGATCGCATCCACGGGGATCGACGTCATCTCCGTCGGCCGGTTGACTTATTCGGTGCCGGCGCTGGACATCAGCCTCGATTTGAACGGGAAGAAGGGAAGCGGCTCATGA
- the tilS gene encoding tRNA lysidine(34) synthetase TilS → MSFEETVERAILSSGLLLPGETIVAAVSGGPDSTALLHALARLAPRFDWRLVAAHADHGFRGEESAHEAESVRAQAASLGLPCEIARLDLPERLARTGGNAQAAAREARYAFLLETANRYAASKLALGHHADDQIETVLMRFVRGTGISGLSGMPARRTVGTVELVRPLLGVAKRELIGYCEEKGLPYAVDSSNEQRKYERNRYRLDVRPFLEQLNPRLGEAILRLADMAREEDAFMEAAAEREMAGNVACANGFAAFDRGWFAALPFALQRRVIKLIWNYLFTEHGELEFAHIETVRNALLQSDSPNLRLSIRDGAELVREYESVRIVRAQRQAEEPPAYRIEVPPLKPGESRTIELPDGLLRAALVQASDGPSPGKLKANEAVFDWESLRLPLTVRTWRRGDRMKLYGMQGSKKLQDLFTDHKIPASLRRKLPLLTDGAGEILWIAELRRSAHAVVSRGTSWVLYMEYSRKESRSDAVHTMG, encoded by the coding sequence ATGTCATTTGAAGAAACCGTCGAACGGGCTATCTTGAGCAGCGGTCTGCTGCTTCCGGGAGAGACGATCGTCGCGGCCGTATCGGGCGGGCCGGATTCGACGGCGCTTCTTCATGCGCTTGCGCGGCTGGCCCCGCGTTTTGATTGGCGGCTGGTTGCCGCGCATGCCGACCACGGCTTCCGGGGCGAGGAGTCGGCGCACGAGGCGGAGAGCGTCCGCGCCCAGGCCGCTTCGCTCGGCTTGCCGTGCGAGATCGCCAGGCTGGATTTGCCGGAACGGCTCGCCAGGACGGGAGGCAATGCCCAGGCGGCCGCGCGGGAAGCCCGGTACGCCTTTTTGCTGGAGACGGCGAACCGGTATGCCGCGTCCAAGCTGGCGCTTGGCCATCACGCCGACGATCAGATCGAGACGGTCCTGATGCGCTTCGTGCGCGGCACCGGCATATCCGGCTTGTCCGGGATGCCTGCCCGCAGGACGGTCGGGACGGTCGAGCTGGTCAGGCCGCTGCTGGGCGTCGCCAAACGGGAACTGATCGGTTATTGCGAAGAAAAGGGTCTGCCCTACGCCGTTGACAGCAGCAACGAGCAGCGCAAATACGAGCGCAACCGTTACAGACTGGACGTGCGCCCCTTCCTCGAGCAATTGAATCCCCGATTGGGGGAAGCCATTCTCCGGCTGGCGGATATGGCCCGCGAAGAGGACGCTTTCATGGAGGCCGCCGCCGAACGGGAAATGGCCGGAAACGTCGCCTGCGCGAACGGGTTCGCGGCTTTTGACAGGGGCTGGTTCGCGGCCTTGCCGTTCGCTTTACAAAGGCGGGTGATTAAACTAATATGGAATTATCTCTTTACAGAACATGGCGAATTGGAGTTCGCGCACATTGAAACCGTCCGGAACGCGCTGCTGCAGAGCGATTCGCCGAACTTGCGGCTATCGATTCGGGACGGCGCCGAACTCGTGCGCGAATACGAAAGCGTCCGCATCGTCCGCGCGCAGCGGCAGGCGGAAGAACCTCCGGCTTACCGGATCGAGGTGCCTCCGCTGAAGCCGGGCGAATCCCGGACGATCGAGCTGCCGGACGGATTGCTTCGCGCGGCCTTGGTGCAAGCATCCGACGGTCCGAGTCCCGGCAAGCTGAAGGCGAACGAAGCCGTATTCGATTGGGAATCATTGCGTTTGCCCCTGACCGTCCGGACATGGCGGCGGGGGGATCGTATGAAGTTATATGGCATGCAGGGAAGCAAGAAGCTGCAGGATCTGTTCACGGACCATAAGATCCCGGCCTCGCTTCGCCGGAAGCTTCCCTTGCTGACCGACGGGGCCGGGGAAATCTTGTGGATTGCGGAACTGCGCCGTTCGGCGCATGCCGTGGTATCCCGGGGTACGAGTTGGGTACTCTATATGGAGTATTCCCGGAAGGAATCCCGGTCCGATGCCGTACATACTATGGGGTAG
- a CDS encoding serine/threonine protein kinase has translation MITSSDAAAEAIPELLPGQTVAGKWHGRRYWVERKAGAGSNGAVYRIRHGKRALALKLGRGTLDAQMEVNTLRQLIADGALDAGYLVDVDDWLGPGGREIPFYVMPYIEGSSALDYIRERGFEWFPPITLRLLEKLARLHRHGWVFGDLKTDNIRVSGYGVAELIDYGGATRFGQAVKQFTEIYDRGFWNAGSRTSEPSYDLFAFAVLCLQLGGHAVQVDRLANGLPQNRSVRDLIAVAQSSSVCRPYAPLLAAMWQGKFRDAGEACAAWRRLSRTARTRMPQPEAKWIGYALAGSAAALVGAALWYWA, from the coding sequence GTGATTACGTCGTCTGACGCCGCCGCCGAAGCCATTCCGGAGCTGCTGCCGGGGCAGACGGTCGCAGGCAAATGGCACGGCCGGCGCTATTGGGTCGAGCGCAAAGCGGGAGCGGGGTCCAACGGGGCGGTCTACCGCATCCGGCACGGCAAAAGAGCGCTGGCGCTCAAGCTCGGCCGCGGGACGCTGGATGCCCAGATGGAAGTGAACACGCTCCGGCAATTGATCGCGGACGGGGCTCTCGACGCCGGTTATCTCGTCGATGTCGACGATTGGCTCGGGCCGGGCGGACGGGAAATCCCTTTTTACGTCATGCCCTATATAGAAGGAAGCTCCGCATTGGACTACATCCGGGAGCGGGGCTTCGAATGGTTTCCGCCGATTACGCTGCGCCTGTTGGAGAAGCTTGCGCGGCTGCACCGCCACGGATGGGTGTTCGGCGACCTCAAGACGGACAACATTCGGGTATCCGGCTACGGAGTGGCGGAGCTGATCGACTACGGCGGAGCGACGCGATTCGGACAAGCGGTAAAGCAATTCACGGAAATCTACGATCGCGGGTTCTGGAACGCCGGTTCCCGAACCTCGGAGCCGTCTTACGATCTGTTTGCCTTCGCCGTGCTCTGCCTGCAGCTTGGCGGCCACGCCGTTCAGGTGGACCGGCTGGCGAACGGGCTGCCGCAAAACCGCTCCGTTCGGGATTTGATCGCGGTCGCCCAATCGTCGTCCGTATGCCGGCCTTACGCGCCGCTGCTGGCAGCCATGTGGCAAGGAAAGTTTCGGGATGCCGGGGAGGCTTGCGCGGCATGGCGCCGTCTGTCCCGAACGGCAAGAACCCGGATGCCGCAACCGGAAGCCAAGTGGATCGGGTACGCCTTGGCCGGTTCCGCGGCGGCCCTGGTCGGCGCGGCCCTGTGGTATTGGGCTTAG
- the ftsH gene encoding ATP-dependent zinc metalloprotease FtsH gives MNRILRNTGFYLIIFLVTVGIVQYISSSNNDEQKLTYTQLREQVLKQNVTDVTIRFQGYTYKVTGHFADSGALFETHAPFSDAFVLFLESNNVKIDVDEMPRESVWITFLTSIIPFVIIFILFFFLLNQAQGGGGKVMNFGKSRARLYNEEKKKVTFEDVAGADEEKQELVEVVEFLKDPRKFAALGARIPKGVLLNGPPGTGKTLLARAVAGEAGVPFFSISGSDFVEMFVGVGASRVRDLFENAKKNAPCIIFIDEIDAVGRQRGAGLGGGHDEREQTLNQLLVEMDGFGANEGIIIIAATNRPDILDPALLRPGRFDRQITVDRPDVKGREAVLKVHARNKPLAKDVKLDVLAKYTTGFTGADLENLLNEAALIAARRNKRDIGMEELDEAFDRVVVGTQKKSRVISAREKRMVAYHEAGHVIIGYHLSHADMVHKVTIVPRGRAGGYAMILPKEGEDRLMSTKTELLDRVTGLLGGRVSEEIFIGEIGTGAYDDFRKATSIVRAMIVEYGMSDKLGPMQFGHSQGQVFLGRDLGHEQNYSDAIAYEIDQEMQRMIRECYERAREILTKYSDQVHLIANALLERETLEKDQIQQLIEHGKIDSGSGESGSGAADSASAEPKINLQSHDDSNSFASKDRSSDPEEADGNSSVPPNDSEPKDRP, from the coding sequence ATGAATCGGATCCTCCGGAATACCGGATTTTATCTCATTATTTTTTTAGTCACGGTCGGGATTGTTCAGTACATCAGCAGCTCCAACAACGATGAGCAGAAGCTGACGTACACCCAACTGCGCGAGCAGGTGCTTAAGCAGAACGTGACCGACGTGACGATCCGTTTCCAAGGCTATACGTACAAGGTAACCGGTCATTTCGCCGACAGCGGGGCGCTTTTTGAGACGCATGCGCCTTTTAGCGATGCATTTGTCCTGTTTCTGGAATCGAACAATGTGAAGATCGACGTCGACGAGATGCCGAGAGAGAGCGTTTGGATCACGTTCCTCACCTCCATCATACCGTTTGTGATCATCTTCATCCTGTTCTTCTTCCTGTTGAATCAGGCCCAGGGCGGCGGCGGCAAAGTGATGAACTTCGGCAAGAGCCGCGCCCGCTTATATAATGAAGAAAAGAAAAAAGTGACGTTCGAGGACGTCGCCGGGGCGGACGAAGAAAAGCAGGAGCTGGTCGAAGTTGTCGAGTTCCTCAAAGACCCGCGCAAATTCGCCGCTCTTGGCGCACGGATTCCGAAGGGCGTTCTGCTGAACGGGCCGCCCGGAACCGGTAAGACGCTGCTGGCCCGCGCCGTTGCGGGCGAAGCCGGCGTGCCGTTCTTCAGCATCTCCGGCTCCGACTTCGTCGAAATGTTCGTCGGCGTCGGCGCGTCGCGGGTGCGGGACCTGTTCGAGAACGCGAAGAAAAACGCGCCGTGTATCATCTTCATCGACGAGATCGACGCGGTCGGACGCCAGCGGGGCGCTGGCCTCGGCGGCGGCCACGACGAGCGCGAGCAGACGCTGAACCAACTGCTTGTCGAGATGGACGGCTTCGGTGCGAACGAAGGCATCATCATCATCGCCGCCACCAACCGTCCGGATATTCTCGACCCGGCGCTGCTGCGTCCGGGACGTTTCGACCGCCAGATTACGGTCGACCGGCCGGATGTGAAAGGCCGCGAAGCGGTGCTGAAGGTGCATGCCCGGAACAAACCGCTTGCCAAGGACGTCAAGCTGGACGTATTGGCCAAATATACGACCGGATTCACCGGAGCGGATCTGGAGAATCTGTTGAACGAAGCGGCGCTCATCGCCGCCCGCCGCAACAAGCGGGATATCGGCATGGAAGAGCTGGATGAAGCGTTCGACCGCGTCGTCGTCGGTACGCAGAAGAAAAGCCGCGTCATCAGCGCCCGCGAGAAGCGGATGGTCGCTTACCACGAGGCCGGCCACGTCATTATCGGTTACCATCTCAGCCACGCGGATATGGTGCACAAGGTGACCATCGTGCCGCGCGGACGTGCCGGCGGTTACGCGATGATTCTGCCGAAGGAAGGCGAAGACCGGCTGATGTCGACGAAGACCGAGCTGCTCGACCGGGTAACCGGATTGTTAGGCGGCCGCGTCTCGGAAGAAATTTTCATCGGCGAGATCGGCACGGGCGCTTATGACGACTTCCGCAAGGCAACGTCGATCGTACGTGCGATGATCGTCGAGTACGGCATGAGCGACAAGCTGGGGCCGATGCAGTTCGGGCACAGCCAAGGCCAAGTGTTCCTGGGCCGCGATCTCGGCCACGAGCAGAACTACAGCGACGCGATCGCTTATGAGATCGACCAGGAAATGCAGCGCATGATCCGCGAATGCTACGAGAGAGCACGGGAAATTCTCACGAAGTACTCCGATCAAGTGCACTTGATCGCCAACGCCCTGCTCGAACGGGAGACGCTGGAGAAAGATCAAATCCAGCAGCTCATCGAGCACGGCAAGATCGACTCGGGGTCCGGCGAAAGCGGCAGCGGAGCCGCCGATTCGGCATCGGCCGAGCCGAAGATCAACCTTCAATCGCATGACGACAGCAACAGCTTCGCTTCCAAGGATCGCTCCTCCGATCCGGAAGAGGCTGACGGGAACTCGTCCGTTCCGCCAAACGATTCCGAACCGAAGGATCGACCGTAA
- the hpt gene encoding hypoxanthine phosphoribosyltransferase — protein sequence MLNDIQEVLITEEELKAKVKELGELLSREYEGRNPLVICVLKGAFMFMSDLVKSMTVPLEVDFMAVSSYGKSTRSSGEVKIIKDLDTPVEGRHVLIVEDIIDSGLTLSYLIDVLERRNALSVQIVALFDKPGRRTVDLEPDYKGFTIPDAFIVGYGLDYSERYRNLPFVGVLKPELYSH from the coding sequence TTGCTCAACGACATCCAAGAAGTGCTCATCACCGAAGAAGAACTGAAGGCTAAAGTAAAAGAATTGGGCGAGCTGCTCAGCCGCGAATACGAGGGACGTAATCCGCTCGTCATTTGCGTGCTGAAGGGTGCGTTCATGTTTATGTCCGATTTGGTCAAAAGCATGACCGTTCCGCTGGAAGTCGACTTTATGGCGGTATCCAGCTACGGCAAATCGACCCGCTCTTCGGGCGAAGTCAAAATCATCAAAGATTTGGACACGCCGGTGGAAGGCCGGCACGTGCTGATTGTCGAAGACATTATCGACAGCGGTCTGACGCTCAGTTATTTGATCGACGTGCTGGAGAGGCGGAACGCCTTGTCCGTCCAGATCGTCGCGCTGTTTGACAAACCTGGCCGCCGGACGGTCGATCTGGAGCCGGATTACAAGGGTTTTACGATTCCCGACGCGTTTATCGTGGGGTATGGCCTCGATTACAGCGAGAGGTACCGCAATCTCCCATTCGTGGGCGTGCTTAAGCCGGAGCTCTACTCTCACTGA
- the nadB gene encoding L-aspartate oxidase: MIPRYLVDFSLDDIPSVRTDVMVIGGGIAGLFTSIKAAADRRVLLVTKTALLESNTRYAQGGIAAVISEDDSPEYHRQDTLSAGAGLCNVEAVDILVHEGPNGVRDLISMGTQFDQENGEFALTQEGAHSQRRILHANGDATGYEIVRALSEQAINHENIEVWQDHFVIDLITHQGECCGALVQRPDGQRVYVQASATVLCTGGAGQMYRYTTNPEIATCDGIAMAYRAGAKVRDMEFVQFHPTSLCYPGAPRFLISEAVRGEGAVLRNIRGERFMQHYHPLQELAPRDIVARAIVSEMEKTKSTFVYLDITHESDEWIKHRFPNIYEFCLKYGLDLTSDWIPVAPAAHYMMGGVRTDTFGQTTLPRLYACGEVSSTGVHGANRLASNSLSEAIVFGRRIVESIRRLKPLPDATPKLKIDFRRTEPPKQAIIEKRLKLQKIMLRHVGLKRDAAGLEKGHQELQRQLSIYDHGLSRREEFEFANLLNCALLTTHAAMLREESRGGHYREDFPERNDRQWLKHILFHRDEGILEESVDVVGIQ, from the coding sequence ATGATTCCCAGGTATCTGGTTGACTTCTCGCTTGACGACATTCCTAGCGTTCGCACGGACGTCATGGTTATTGGCGGCGGGATCGCCGGTCTGTTCACATCGATTAAAGCGGCGGCCGATCGCCGCGTCCTGCTGGTGACGAAGACCGCTCTGCTGGAGTCCAATACGCGTTATGCTCAAGGCGGGATCGCCGCGGTGATCAGCGAAGACGACTCGCCCGAGTACCATCGCCAGGATACGCTGTCGGCGGGGGCGGGACTCTGCAATGTCGAAGCGGTCGATATACTTGTGCATGAAGGGCCGAACGGCGTGCGGGATTTGATCAGCATGGGCACGCAATTCGATCAGGAGAACGGAGAGTTCGCCCTGACCCAGGAAGGCGCGCACAGCCAGCGCCGCATCCTGCATGCGAACGGCGATGCGACGGGATACGAAATCGTGCGTGCGCTGTCCGAGCAGGCGATAAACCATGAAAATATCGAAGTATGGCAGGACCACTTCGTCATCGATTTGATCACGCATCAAGGCGAGTGCTGCGGAGCGCTTGTGCAGAGGCCGGACGGGCAGCGGGTGTACGTTCAGGCGTCCGCTACCGTTCTCTGCACCGGCGGGGCCGGACAGATGTACCGCTACACCACGAATCCGGAGATCGCGACCTGCGACGGAATCGCGATGGCTTACCGCGCGGGAGCCAAAGTGCGGGACATGGAGTTCGTGCAGTTCCACCCGACTTCCCTCTGTTACCCGGGCGCTCCGCGATTCCTGATCTCCGAGGCCGTTCGGGGAGAAGGAGCGGTGCTTCGCAATATCCGGGGCGAACGGTTTATGCAGCACTATCATCCCCTGCAAGAGCTGGCGCCGCGCGATATCGTGGCGAGAGCCATCGTCTCGGAGATGGAAAAGACGAAATCGACGTTCGTCTATCTCGATATTACGCATGAGAGCGACGAATGGATCAAGCACAGATTCCCGAATATTTACGAGTTTTGCCTAAAATACGGTCTGGACCTGACCAGCGACTGGATTCCGGTTGCTCCCGCGGCCCACTATATGATGGGCGGCGTTAGGACGGATACGTTCGGTCAGACCACGTTGCCCCGGCTGTACGCTTGCGGGGAAGTCAGCTCGACCGGCGTGCACGGTGCGAACCGTCTGGCCAGCAACTCCCTCTCGGAGGCGATCGTGTTCGGACGGCGCATCGTGGAGAGCATCCGCCGGCTGAAGCCTTTGCCGGATGCGACGCCGAAGCTGAAAATCGATTTCCGCCGGACGGAACCGCCCAAGCAAGCGATTATCGAGAAAAGATTGAAGCTGCAGAAGATCATGCTCAGGCACGTCGGCCTCAAACGCGATGCGGCGGGACTGGAGAAAGGCCATCAAGAGCTGCAGCGCCAGCTTTCGATTTACGATCACGGCTTGTCCCGGCGCGAGGAATTCGAATTTGCGAATCTGCTCAATTGCGCGCTGCTGACCACCCATGCGGCGATGCTGCGGGAAGAAAGCCGCGGCGGCCATTATCGCGAAGATTTCCCGGAGCGCAACGACCGGCAATGGCTGAAGCATATTTTGTTCCATCGCGACGAAGGGATTTTGGAGGAGAGCGTCGATGTTGTTGGCATTCAATAA
- a CDS encoding type III pantothenate kinase, whose translation MIFVVDVGNTNIVLGVYEGKKLLHHWRLSTNRSATVDEYGVMILNLFQHAGIQIDDIEGVIISSVVPPLMFTLEKLCANYLKKTPLIVGPGIKTGLNIRYENPREVGADRICNAVAGIELYGPPLIIVDFGTATTFDFIDSQGQYLGGAIAPGIGISTEALYQRAAKLPRIELVKPKSTVGRNPVSSMQAGIIYGFAAQVDGIVERMQEEFQIKTQVIATGGLAEMIASESRVIDVVNPLLTLQGLQMIYEKNQA comes from the coding sequence ATGATTTTTGTGGTCGATGTAGGGAATACCAATATTGTTCTGGGCGTCTATGAAGGGAAGAAGCTGCTTCATCATTGGCGCCTGTCCACGAACCGGTCGGCAACGGTTGACGAGTACGGGGTCATGATCCTGAATTTGTTTCAGCACGCGGGCATCCAGATCGACGACATCGAAGGCGTGATCATCTCCTCGGTCGTCCCTCCGTTAATGTTCACGCTGGAGAAGCTCTGCGCGAATTATCTCAAGAAGACGCCGCTCATTGTGGGGCCGGGCATCAAAACCGGCTTGAATATCCGGTACGAGAATCCGCGCGAAGTCGGCGCCGACCGGATCTGCAACGCCGTCGCCGGCATCGAGCTGTACGGCCCTCCGCTCATTATCGTCGATTTCGGCACGGCCACCACGTTCGACTTTATCGACTCGCAGGGCCAGTATCTGGGAGGGGCGATCGCTCCGGGCATCGGCATCTCGACCGAAGCGTTGTACCAGCGGGCGGCCAAGCTGCCACGCATCGAGCTGGTGAAGCCGAAAAGCACCGTAGGCCGCAATCCGGTCTCCTCCATGCAGGCGGGCATCATCTACGGTTTCGCGGCGCAAGTGGACGGAATTGTGGAGAGGATGCAGGAAGAGTTTCAGATCAAAACACAGGTTATCGCGACAGGCGGGCTGGCGGAGATGATTGCAAGCGAATCCCGCGTCATCGATGTGGTGAATCCGCTGCTGACGCTGCAAGGCCTGCAGATGATCTACGAGAAAAATCAAGCGTAG